ACCCTCCAATGGAGCGCACCTCTGTGCCGTCAAATATAACCTGGCCAGAGGTGGGTTCCTCCAGGCGCACAAGCAATCTCCCACAGGTGGTCTTACCACTTCCGCTTTCCCCCACCAAGGAGAAGATCTCACCTGGCTGTATCTGGAAAGAGACCCTGTCCAAGGCCTTGACGTCTACTCCGGCTCTTCTTAGCAAAGATTGACGCCGTCTGTATAGCTTGGTCACATCCTTGAAAATCACCAGGGGCTCGTAACCTGGTCGGTTCACTTCCCTCTCCTCAAATTCGAATCCTGTGACACAGGGCAAAGTGATCTTTGCGGTACTCTGTCCATTGAGGCCTCTCAGGAGCACAGATTTCTCCATTCTCAGGGCATCTGGGACAGAACCTACAACCTTGGGGAGGATCCAGAAGATTGGGGGGCTCCCCAGGAATGGGCTCCAGTCTCTTCCTGGGGCCTTGGATCTGGGGATAAGACCTCATCAAACCTTGGGTATAGGGATGAAGAGGACGTTCCAGGACCTCATCCGTGGGCCCGAACTCCACTATCTGTCCGGCATACATCACTCCCATCCGGTCGCATGAGCGTGCGATGACCGAGATGTCGTGGGATATGTACAGAATGGAAAGGCCCATGTCAACTTGCAGCCGCCTTAGCTGTCCTAGAATCTGGTCCGCCACCATCACATCCAATGCTGTGGTAGGCTCGTCGGCGATGAGGATGGAAGGGTGGCAGGACAAGGCCATGGCTATGACCGCTCTTTGTCGCATTCCTCCGCTGAACTGATGTGGATAGTCTTTCATTCGGGCAGGATCCAGCCCTACCATGGCACAAAGCTCTTCCAGTCTCTTGAGAGCCTCCTGCTCTGTTATCTGACCGTCATGGATTCGTATTGCCTCCAGGATCTGTTCTCCCACTCTGTGCACAGGATTCAAGGCATTCATGGCAGCCTGGAAGACCATGGCTACTTTCTTCCATCTAAGAGCTCTCATGGTCTCTGGGTCCAGGGAAAACAGATCCCTGCCTTCCAGAAGAATCCTTCCTCCCAGGATCTTAGCATTGGGTGCCAGAAGCCCCAATATTGCCATGGCCACTGTGGTCTTGCCGCAGCCTGACTCCCCCACAAGCCCCAAGGCTTCGCCGGATCTAAGCTCCAGGAAAACCTTCTCCAGGGCTTTTACGGAGCCTC
This genomic stretch from bacterium harbors:
- a CDS encoding ABC transporter ATP-binding protein, whose translation is MKPLEIQELTVHYLTARGSVKALEKVFLELRSGEALGLVGESGCGKTTVAMAILGLLAPNAKILGGRILLEGRDLFSLDPETMRALRWKKVAMVFQAAMNALNPVHRVGEQILEAIRIHDGQITEQEALKRLEELCAMVGLDPARMKDYPHQFSGGMRQRAVIAMALSCHPSILIADEPTTALDVMVADQILGQLRRLQVDMGLSILYISHDISVIARSCDRMGVMYAGQIVEFGPTDEVLERPLHPYTQGLMRSYPQIQGPRKRLEPIPGEPPNLLDPPQGCRFCPRCPENGEICAPERPQWTEYRKDHFALCHRIRI